Proteins encoded within one genomic window of Equus caballus isolate H_3958 breed thoroughbred chromosome 20, TB-T2T, whole genome shotgun sequence:
- the LOC100054397 gene encoding saoe class I histocompatibility antigen, A alpha chain has product MRVRAPRTLLLLLSGALALTKTWVGSSHSLRYLHTVFSPPGREEPRIMSVGYVDDTQFMRFDSDAASPSVEPRAPWAEQEGPECWQRETRIYLDTAENFRVELKTFRDYYNQSEDGSHTFQWMYGCDVGLDGRLLRGYSQFAYDSADFLSLNEDLRSWTAAHPGALIFAHKWEAAGAVERHGIYLESTCVEWLGRFLENGKETLQRADPPKAHVTHHPTSDHEVTLRCWALGFYPAEITLSWQRDGEDLTQDMELVETRPAGDGTFQKWAAVMVPSGEEQRYTCHVQHEGLPEPLTLRWELPPQSTISIPGLVVGLVLLGALVTGGVVAGVVMWRKKRSDGNGGSHILSEGSDSALMCHGSMRMCLMGD; this is encoded by the exons ATGCGGGTCAGGGCGCCCCGAACCCTCCTCCTACTGCTCTCGGGGGCCCTGGCCCTGACCAAGACCTGGGTGG GCTCCTCCCACTCCCTGAGATATTTGCACACCGTCTTTTCCCCGCCCGGCCGCGAGGAGCCCCGCATCATGTCGGTGGGCTATGTGGACGACACGCAGTTCATGCGATTCGACAGCGACGCCGCGAGTCCGAGCGTGGAGCCGCGGGCGCCGTGGGCggagcaggaggggccggagTGTTGGCAGCGGGAGACGAGGATCTACTTGGACACTGCGGAGAATTTCCGAGTGGAGCTTAAAACCTTCCGCGACTACTACAACCAGAGCGAGGACG GGTCTCACACCTTCCAGTGGATGTATGGCTGCGACGTGGGGCTCGATGGGCGCCTCCTCCGCGGGTACAGTCAGTTCGCCTACGACAGCGCCGATTTCCTGTCCCTGAACGAGGACCTGCGCTCCTGGACCGCGGCGCACCCGGGGGCTCTGATCTTCGCGCACAAGTGGGAGGCGGCAGGTGCGGTGGAGCGCCACGGAATCTACCTGGAGAGCACGTGCGTCGAATGGCTGGGCAGATTCCTGGAGAACGGGAAGGAGACGCTGCAGCGCGCAG ACCCTCCGAAGGCGCATGTGACCCACCACCCCACCTCTGACCATGAGGTCACCCtgaggtgctgggccctgggcttctaCCCTGCGGAGATCACCCTGTCCTGGCAGCGTGATGGGGAGGACCTGACCCAGGACATGGAGCTTGTGGAGACCAGGCCTGCAGGGGACGGGACCTTCCAGAAGTGGGCGGCTGTGATGGTGCcttctggagaggagcagagatacACGTGCCATGTGCAGCATGAGGGGCTGCCTGAGCCCCTCACCCTGAGATGGG AGCTGCCTCCTCAGTCCACCATCTCCATCCCGGGCCTCGTTGTTGGCCTAGTCCTCCTTGGAGCTTTGGTCACTGGAGGTGTGGTGGCTGGAGTTGTGATGTGGAGGAAGAAGCGCTCAG ATGGAAATGGAGGGAGCCACATACTGAGTGAAG GCAGTGACAGTGCTCTAATGTGTCACGGCAG CATGAGAATGTGCCTTATGGGGGACTGA